The following are from one region of the Gemmatimonadales bacterium genome:
- a CDS encoding YciI family protein gives MAEFIYLYHNTPQERDAAMGSPEAAQRNMTRWMEWMRGLEQGGHLKSAGQPLEKGGKVVRGGSGKGIITDGPFVEIKDVVGGYSIIEAKDLAEAAELAKGCPALDGPNGAVEVRPVMKMDF, from the coding sequence GTGGCTGAATTCATCTACCTCTATCACAACACGCCGCAGGAACGCGACGCCGCCATGGGGTCGCCGGAAGCGGCGCAGCGCAACATGACCCGCTGGATGGAATGGATGCGTGGACTGGAGCAGGGCGGCCATCTCAAGTCGGCGGGGCAACCGCTGGAGAAGGGCGGCAAGGTCGTCCGTGGCGGGAGCGGCAAGGGGATCATCACCGACGGGCCGTTCGTCGAGATCAAGGACGTCGTTGGCGGCTACTCGATCATCGAGGCGAAGGATCTCGCCGAAGCAGCGGAACTCGCCAAGGGGTGCCCGGCGCTCGACGGACCGAATGGCGCGGTCGAGGTCCGTCCCGTGATGAAGATGGACTTCTGA
- the hutH gene encoding histidine ammonia-lyase, producing the protein MSDHIDAVMIGAPLTLADVVRVANDGAPVALAFEARERVAKSRDYIERLVAENRTVYGVTTGFGKLANVRIPPADVQQLQRNLVRSHAMGVGEPLSQEVVRAMLLLRAQSLAMGYSGVRIDVIELLIGMINHGIHPVIPSQGSVGASGDLAPLAHMALALIGEGKVELGDALLPARGALEEVGLVPITLEAKEGLALINGTQAMTAIAALTVSDALELASAADIAAAMSLEALKGSRTPFDPRVTAIRPHHGAIEVAANVLAVSANSPIHASHADCDKIQDAYSLRCVPQVHGASRDALRHAAEVVTREINAVTDNPLIFAADDTVISAGNFHGQPIAVVMDYAKIAIAELANIAERRVEHMMDPAVSGLPAFLARQGGLHSGLMISQYTAASLVSENKVLAHPASVDSIPTSANQEDHVSMGTIAARQCASILENARWVTAIEVLSATEALEFHKPLEPGPGVGAAIRLVRSVVPPLEGDRIMTGDLAAVRDLIVSRSLRDAVEAVVGALR; encoded by the coding sequence ATGAGCGACCACATTGACGCGGTGATGATCGGGGCACCACTGACCCTTGCGGACGTGGTCCGTGTCGCCAACGACGGCGCGCCGGTTGCGCTTGCGTTCGAGGCGCGCGAGCGGGTCGCGAAGAGCCGCGATTACATCGAGCGGCTGGTCGCCGAAAACCGCACCGTCTATGGCGTCACGACCGGCTTCGGGAAGCTCGCCAACGTGCGGATTCCACCGGCTGATGTGCAGCAACTGCAGCGGAACCTGGTGCGCTCCCATGCGATGGGGGTCGGCGAGCCGCTATCGCAGGAAGTCGTGCGCGCGATGCTCCTGCTGCGGGCGCAATCGCTGGCGATGGGATACAGCGGCGTGCGGATCGACGTGATCGAGCTGCTGATCGGGATGATCAATCACGGCATCCATCCGGTGATTCCGTCGCAGGGTTCGGTCGGCGCGAGCGGAGACCTCGCCCCGCTGGCGCACATGGCACTGGCACTGATCGGCGAGGGGAAGGTCGAGCTCGGCGACGCGCTCCTCCCCGCCCGGGGGGCGCTCGAGGAAGTGGGACTCGTGCCGATCACGCTCGAGGCGAAGGAAGGGCTGGCGCTGATCAACGGCACGCAGGCGATGACCGCGATCGCGGCGCTCACCGTGAGTGACGCGCTGGAGCTTGCCAGCGCCGCCGATATCGCCGCCGCGATGTCGCTGGAAGCGCTCAAGGGATCGCGTACGCCGTTCGATCCGCGAGTGACGGCGATTCGCCCTCACCACGGCGCGATCGAAGTCGCCGCCAATGTGCTGGCGGTCTCGGCGAATTCTCCGATTCATGCGTCGCACGCCGACTGCGACAAGATCCAGGATGCATATTCGCTCCGCTGCGTGCCGCAGGTGCACGGCGCCTCGCGTGACGCGTTGCGGCATGCGGCCGAGGTGGTCACGCGAGAGATCAACGCGGTGACCGACAATCCGCTGATCTTCGCCGCCGACGATACGGTGATTTCGGCCGGCAACTTCCACGGCCAGCCGATCGCGGTGGTGATGGACTACGCCAAGATCGCGATCGCGGAACTCGCCAACATCGCCGAGCGGCGGGTGGAACACATGATGGACCCGGCGGTGTCGGGATTGCCGGCGTTCCTGGCACGGCAGGGGGGACTGCACTCCGGATTGATGATCTCGCAGTACACGGCGGCGTCGCTGGTGAGCGAGAACAAGGTGCTGGCGCATCCGGCGAGCGTCGATTCGATCCCGACGAGCGCCAACCAGGAAGACCACGTCTCGATGGGGACGATCGCGGCGCGCCAGTGCGCGTCGATCCTGGAGAACGCGCGCTGGGTCACCGCAATCGAGGTATTGAGTGCCACCGAGGCGCTCGAGTTCCACAAACCGCTGGAGCCCGGGCCCGGCGTTGGTGCGGCGATCAGGCTGGTGCGGAGCGTAGTGCCGCCGCTCGAGGGCGACCGGATCATGACCGGCGATCTTGCGGCGGTGCGGGACCTGATCGTGTCGCGGAGCCTGCGTGACGCGGTCGAGGCAGTGGTCGGGGCGCTGCGCTAA
- the hutI gene encoding imidazolonepropionase — protein MRADTLVTNIGMLVSPAGTGASRGNAMGLLDVTPDAAIAIADGMIVWAGPRSGWDGDREDEVDALGTAVIPALIDPHTHAIWGGDRLDDFEARASGVGYEEILKRGGGIRSTIEKTNATGDAALADATARRIATLQSSGAATIEVKSGYGFTVAEELRLLEIIATAAAGADATIAATLLIHVPPREERHRADYLRSVVDELIPATAARQLATAVDVFIERESFTVAEAELIFHAARTAGLGVKAHADQFHAIGGVQLAIAHGALSADHLEASGDAEIAALGASATVATILPGVTLHLGLPAAPARRLIEAGAAVAVGSDLNPGSSPLFSTQLAMALAVRLNGLTPAEALTAATANAAAALGRDDRGRLVAGQRGDLLILDSADWRDAVYTLGASPFRSIFIGGTEVG, from the coding sequence ATGCGCGCCGATACCCTGGTGACCAACATTGGAATGCTGGTGAGCCCCGCCGGGACCGGTGCATCTCGCGGCAACGCGATGGGGTTGCTCGATGTCACGCCCGACGCGGCGATTGCCATCGCGGACGGCATGATCGTGTGGGCTGGTCCGCGGAGCGGATGGGACGGCGACAGGGAGGACGAGGTCGACGCGCTCGGTACCGCGGTCATCCCTGCCCTGATCGATCCGCATACCCACGCGATCTGGGGCGGAGATCGCCTCGACGATTTCGAGGCGCGCGCATCCGGTGTGGGGTACGAGGAGATCCTCAAGCGCGGCGGCGGGATCCGGTCGACGATCGAGAAGACCAACGCCACCGGTGACGCCGCGCTGGCCGACGCCACGGCGCGCCGGATTGCTACGCTGCAGTCGAGTGGTGCTGCGACGATCGAGGTGAAGAGCGGCTACGGTTTCACGGTCGCGGAAGAACTGCGGCTCCTCGAGATCATTGCCACGGCGGCGGCCGGCGCCGATGCAACGATCGCCGCCACCCTGCTGATTCACGTCCCGCCGCGTGAGGAGCGTCATCGCGCCGACTATCTGCGCAGCGTGGTCGACGAACTGATTCCGGCGACCGCTGCGCGACAACTCGCGACGGCGGTGGATGTCTTCATCGAACGCGAATCCTTCACCGTTGCCGAAGCGGAGCTGATCTTCCACGCGGCGCGCACCGCCGGGCTCGGCGTGAAGGCGCACGCCGACCAGTTCCACGCGATCGGCGGGGTGCAGCTCGCGATCGCGCACGGTGCACTGTCGGCCGATCATCTCGAAGCGTCGGGCGATGCCGAGATCGCGGCACTCGGTGCGAGTGCCACGGTGGCGACGATCCTCCCCGGCGTCACGCTGCATCTCGGACTTCCCGCGGCCCCGGCACGACGACTGATTGAAGCGGGAGCGGCCGTTGCCGTGGGGAGCGACCTCAATCCGGGATCGTCACCGCTCTTCTCGACCCAGCTCGCGATGGCGCTGGCGGTGCGGCTCAACGGCCTCACGCCGGCCGAGGCGCTTACTGCGGCCACCGCCAACGCCGCGGCAGCGCTGGGCCGTGACGATCGCGGCCGGCTCGTCGCCGGGCAGCGGGGCGATCTGCTGATCCTCGACTCCGCCGACTGGCGTGATGCCGTGTACACGCTTGGCGCGTCGCCGTTTCGGAGCATCTTTATCGGCGGAACGGAGGTGGGATGA
- a CDS encoding DUF6624 domain-containing protein, protein MMRARPGFAPLAQVMALLVLLLPHAGEAQGFAATVMRADTEDSSGHHAAAATLYEQAYAMSGFDPSGLALAAESYAAAGNTAAAFRDLGRAIDQGFLHLQVFGDTAFNHVTGDPQFKALRARMQRKIAALDASLRTELIGIAARDQQNRATLNQVMTKYGAKSPQGDSAFRALDAADFPLQQRVKAIIAEKGWPGRSLVADDGAHAAWLVVQHMNAADQAALLPKLKAAVKAGEAQAGDGALLEDRVLVAQHQPQRYGTQLKYSPNGGPPTLDPIADEACVDTRRRSVGLEPLESYLKGFGVVWHAKGTCRAPS, encoded by the coding sequence ATGATGCGGGCTCGCCCAGGTTTCGCACCTCTCGCCCAGGTCATGGCGCTGCTGGTGCTGCTGCTTCCACACGCCGGGGAAGCCCAGGGCTTCGCCGCGACCGTCATGCGCGCCGACACCGAAGACAGCAGCGGCCATCACGCGGCGGCCGCGACGCTCTATGAACAGGCGTACGCGATGTCCGGCTTTGATCCGTCGGGGCTGGCACTCGCGGCGGAGAGTTACGCCGCGGCCGGCAACACGGCGGCGGCATTTCGCGATCTCGGCCGTGCCATCGATCAGGGATTCCTGCACCTGCAGGTCTTCGGTGACACGGCGTTCAACCATGTCACTGGCGATCCGCAGTTCAAGGCGCTGAGGGCGCGGATGCAGCGGAAGATCGCCGCGCTCGATGCATCGCTCCGTACCGAGCTGATCGGTATCGCCGCGCGCGACCAGCAGAACCGCGCCACGCTCAATCAGGTGATGACGAAGTACGGCGCCAAGTCGCCGCAAGGGGATTCAGCGTTCCGCGCCCTCGACGCCGCAGACTTCCCGTTGCAGCAGCGCGTCAAGGCAATCATCGCCGAGAAGGGATGGCCGGGACGATCGCTCGTGGCGGACGATGGCGCGCACGCGGCGTGGCTGGTGGTGCAGCACATGAACGCGGCCGACCAGGCGGCACTCCTCCCCAAGTTGAAGGCCGCGGTCAAGGCGGGCGAGGCGCAGGCGGGCGACGGCGCGCTGCTCGAAGACCGCGTGCTGGTGGCGCAGCACCAGCCGCAACGCTACGGAACGCAGCTCAAGTACTCACCGAATGGCGGACCACCGACCCTCGATCCGATCGCCGATGAGGCGTGCGTCGATACGCGGCGGAGATCGGTGGGACTCGAACCGCTGGAGAGCTATCTCAAGGGGTTCGGCGTGGTGTGGCACGCGAAGGGGACGTGTAGAGCGCCTTCGTGA
- a CDS encoding Fic family protein — protein sequence MKRGVTGRYQKSTAGGEEVKAFIPRPLPPAPPLVFDGAVQRAFEPALLSLGRLDAVVALLPDRSLFLYSYVRKEAVLSSQIEGTQSSLSDLLLFELDETGAPPGNDDVVETANYVAAMNHGISRMQDGFPLSGRLLRELHGILLRSGRGSTSDPGEFRRTQNWIGGTRPGNAVFVPPPPTEVADAVGTLEKFIHGRSEEISQLVRAALAHVQFETIHPFLDGNGRVGRLLITLQLCHARVLREPMLYLSLYLKEHRDEYYRLLTDVRTTGDWEAWLVFFLEGIAETATEGVIVAERLNALFQRDCARLLPIKRRGRSALQLLEALKRTPMLSISRAADAAEMSFPSASAALELLGEMGIVDEVTGRVRNRVYAYREYLAVLNEKTVVG from the coding sequence ATGAAGCGCGGGGTGACGGGACGATACCAGAAATCGACTGCTGGCGGCGAAGAGGTGAAGGCGTTCATCCCTCGTCCACTGCCACCGGCCCCGCCGCTCGTGTTCGACGGCGCGGTCCAGCGAGCGTTCGAACCGGCGCTCCTTTCGCTCGGCCGCCTCGACGCTGTTGTCGCCCTCCTTCCTGACAGGTCGCTCTTTCTCTACAGCTACGTGAGGAAGGAAGCGGTGCTCTCGTCGCAGATCGAGGGAACGCAATCGTCGCTGTCAGACCTCCTTCTCTTCGAACTGGATGAGACCGGCGCGCCGCCGGGAAATGACGACGTGGTGGAAACGGCCAATTACGTCGCCGCGATGAATCACGGCATCAGCCGGATGCAGGACGGATTCCCGCTCTCGGGCCGACTGCTGCGTGAGTTGCATGGCATCCTGTTGCGAAGCGGCCGCGGCAGTACCAGTGATCCCGGAGAGTTCCGGAGGACCCAAAACTGGATTGGCGGGACCCGTCCGGGGAACGCGGTTTTTGTTCCACCGCCGCCGACCGAGGTGGCCGACGCAGTCGGGACGCTGGAGAAGTTCATTCACGGCCGATCGGAGGAGATCTCACAACTCGTGCGAGCAGCACTGGCGCACGTGCAGTTCGAGACCATTCATCCGTTCCTCGATGGCAACGGCCGCGTTGGCCGACTGCTGATCACGCTGCAGCTATGTCATGCGAGGGTCTTGCGCGAGCCGATGCTGTATCTCTCGCTGTATCTCAAGGAACATCGGGACGAATACTACCGCCTGCTCACCGACGTCCGGACGACGGGAGACTGGGAAGCGTGGCTGGTATTCTTTCTCGAAGGGATCGCCGAGACCGCAACGGAAGGGGTCATTGTCGCCGAACGGCTCAACGCGCTTTTCCAACGAGATTGCGCGCGGCTGCTCCCGATCAAACGCCGGGGCCGGTCGGCGCTGCAACTCCTCGAGGCGCTGAAGCGGACGCCGATGCTGTCGATCTCGCGAGCAGCCGATGCGGCAGAGATGTCCTTTCCGAGCGCGAGTGCGGCGCTCGAGCTTCTTGGCGAGATGGGGATTGTGGACGAGGTGACTGGACGAGTGAGAAACAGGGTGTATGCGTACCGGGAGTACCTGGCCGTGTTGAACGAAAAGACGGTAGTGGGGTAG
- a CDS encoding DMT family protein codes for MRTVLLLFCSNIFMTFAWYGHLRNLQHKPLIVAILVSWGIAFFEYSLQVPANRIGYQTFTLAQLKIIQEIITMIVFAGFAYWYMNKPITLNYLGAALCIVGAAFFIFRQPV; via the coding sequence ATGCGCACCGTCCTCCTCCTCTTCTGCTCCAACATCTTCATGACCTTCGCCTGGTACGGCCACCTGCGGAACCTTCAGCACAAACCGCTGATCGTCGCCATCCTGGTGAGCTGGGGGATCGCCTTTTTCGAATACTCACTGCAGGTCCCCGCCAACCGGATCGGCTACCAGACCTTCACCCTGGCGCAGCTCAAGATCATCCAGGAGATCATCACGATGATCGTCTTCGCCGGCTTCGCCTACTGGTACATGAACAAGCCGATCACCCTCAACTACCTCGGCGCGGCGCTCTGCATCGTCGGCGCGGCGTTCTTCATCTTCAGGCAGCCGGTGTGA
- a CDS encoding serine hydrolase domain-containing protein codes for MPTSICRARYVLVAAAIAAAPHALLAQGVDSLPPDVAAKVAAAVQKVIADTKVPSASVGIVMNGRIAYARAFGMAKLSPPVPARASMHYAIGSISKQFTVAAVMLLQQEGKLSIDDPVSKWLPELTRSNEVTLRNLMSHTSGYEDYAPQDYTIPDWTRATSAEKIVHEWATKPLDFEPGTEYQYSNTNYNIVGLIVQKVAGEPFWQFLKRRVLDPVGLPNTIDLDTQHNLLEPVGYFRHALGPLRPALEEAPGWYFADGEIAMPVADLLKWDVSVLDQSLLSPASYAEMEAPTKLKSGKTSNYGLGFSIGTWNGRKIVSHSGEVGGFVAANYVIPETKIAVAVLTNQEASPAAGQIGRAILGIVAPAAGSEAGSNAGAAAAEALARKVLAGFQRGTIDRSLFTANCNFYFDKSAVADYRVSLAPLGAISSVTQTSNFQRGGMTFRGFAVEFAGGKKVNLSTFTMPDGKIEQFLVEPVS; via the coding sequence ATGCCGACCTCGATTTGTCGCGCCAGATACGTTCTCGTAGCGGCGGCAATCGCCGCAGCACCGCACGCACTCCTTGCGCAGGGGGTCGATTCCCTTCCCCCCGACGTAGCCGCGAAGGTGGCGGCCGCGGTGCAGAAGGTGATCGCCGACACCAAGGTGCCGAGCGCATCGGTCGGGATCGTCATGAACGGCCGGATCGCGTATGCCAGGGCGTTCGGGATGGCGAAGCTCTCGCCGCCGGTGCCGGCCCGGGCATCAATGCATTACGCGATCGGATCGATCTCGAAGCAGTTCACCGTCGCCGCGGTGATGCTGCTGCAGCAGGAGGGGAAGCTCTCGATCGACGATCCGGTGTCGAAGTGGCTCCCCGAACTGACGCGTTCGAACGAAGTCACGCTGCGCAACCTGATGTCGCACACGTCGGGGTACGAGGATTATGCGCCGCAGGACTACACCATTCCCGACTGGACCAGGGCGACATCGGCGGAGAAGATCGTCCATGAGTGGGCAACGAAGCCGCTCGACTTCGAACCCGGGACCGAGTACCAGTACAGCAACACCAACTACAACATCGTCGGCTTGATCGTGCAGAAGGTCGCCGGCGAACCGTTCTGGCAGTTCCTCAAGCGCCGCGTCCTTGATCCGGTCGGCCTGCCGAACACCATCGACCTCGACACCCAGCACAATCTCCTCGAGCCGGTCGGCTACTTCCGCCACGCGCTCGGCCCGCTTCGTCCGGCACTCGAAGAGGCGCCGGGGTGGTACTTCGCCGACGGCGAGATCGCGATGCCGGTCGCCGACCTGCTCAAGTGGGACGTGTCGGTGCTCGATCAGTCGCTGCTGTCGCCCGCGTCGTACGCCGAGATGGAGGCGCCGACAAAGCTGAAGAGCGGCAAGACGAGCAATTACGGGCTCGGATTCTCGATCGGCACCTGGAACGGCCGCAAGATCGTGTCGCATAGCGGAGAAGTCGGCGGATTCGTGGCGGCGAACTACGTGATCCCCGAAACGAAGATCGCGGTGGCCGTGCTCACCAATCAGGAAGCGAGTCCCGCCGCGGGTCAGATCGGCCGCGCGATTCTCGGCATCGTGGCACCAGCGGCAGGGAGCGAGGCAGGAAGCAATGCAGGGGCCGCAGCAGCCGAGGCGCTGGCACGGAAGGTCCTCGCCGGATTCCAGCGCGGCACGATCGACCGTTCACTCTTCACGGCGAACTGCAATTTCTATTTCGACAAGAGCGCCGTCGCCGACTATCGCGTGTCGCTCGCGCCCCTCGGCGCGATCTCGTCGGTGACCCAGACATCGAACTTTCAGCGCGGCGGGATGACGTTCCGGGGCTTTGCGGTGGAATTCGCGGGCGGGAAGAAGGTCAACCTGTCGACGTTCACGATGCCCGACGGGAAGATCGAGCAGTTCCTTGTGGAACCGGTGAGCTAG